In Pelodictyon luteolum DSM 273, the genomic stretch CGTTTTCCGGAGGGAGCGGAGCGAAACGGGATGACGGTCGACGAAGGTGACCCTGGAGGCTCCCCTGCTCAGGGTCTCAAAGCCAAGGGAACCGAAGCCTGCAAAAAGGTCGAGCACACAGGACCCTTCGAAATCCATTCTGGAGTGAAGGATGTCAAAAATCGACTTCTTCACCCTGCTGCTGCACGGACGAACATCCTGCAGGGGGGCAGTCGTTATCCTGCGGCCCCGGTATCTGCCCGCGATGATCTGCACTGGAGGCCCGTTGCCCTAGAAATCGCCGAAGCGGGTCTCTTCGAGGATCGCAAGCGCTTTTTCGGCATCGTCCTTCGAGGGCGGCTTGCCGTGCCAGTTGGTATTGTCCTCCATGGTGCCTTCAAAGAACGGAACCCCCTTGCCCATGATGGTGACAGCAAGGATGACTGAAGGGTTCGGGGCTGCCGCCAGCTTCACCTTCTCGACGGTGGCGACAAAGTCCTCGATGTCGTTGCCGTCGCAGTGATAGACGTTCCAGCCGAATGCACGCCATTTGTCTGCGAAGGGCTCGATACCCATGACGTTTTCCACCTCTCCGTCAATCTGCTGGTTGTTGTAGTCGACGATGCCGATGATGTTGCCGAGGCCGTAATGGGCGGCACTCATCGCAGCCTCCCAGATCTGGCCCTCCTGGCACTCGCCATCTCCCATGAGGCAGAAGACATGTCCACCCTGCCTGTTCATGCGCTGGCCGAGCGCGGCTCCCGTTGCAACCGAAAGACCCTGGCCGAGTGAGCCGGACGCGATGCGGATGCCGGGAAGCCCTGCCTCACACGTCGGATGGCCCTGGAGATAGGAGTTGAGCTGGCGGAGGGAACCGAGCTCCGAGAGGCAAAAGTATCCTGAACGGGCAAGGACGCTGTACCATACCGGAGCGATGTGCCCGTTGGAGAGGAACAGCAGGTCCTGGTCGCCATGGTCCCAGAAATCATGGGGGCGGTGGCGGAGAACCCTGAAGTAAAGGGCTGTGAAAATGTCTGCCATGCCAAGGGAGCCGCCGGTATGGCCGGAACTGGCCATTGAGAGCATGCGGACGATGTCGCGGCGGACCTGGCGGGCCATAGCCTTGAGGTCTTCAAGTGAGCCGAGCTCAAGTAGCTCGCCTTTTTTTTCAGCAGGATAGCGCTTTAAAGTTGCCATGGGGAGTAGTACTGCGTTCGTGTATGAAAAATAAAGGGAAATTCAGTGGCTCTTGCCCGGTAAGCCGAAAGTTAAAGGGCTTGGCAGAAATAACAAAAAAAACTCACTCACCTTCGCGCTTTCTCTCCCTGTGAAATCTGCGGAGGGCGAAAAAAAGGAAGAGCGCGAAAAGAATCGTGATGGGCACGCTGTAGAGCGCAAGATAGCCTGAGGCCTCCTGCCAGTTGCTGCCAAGGAAGTAGCCGCCGTAGAGCAGGAGCAGGTTCCAGAGGAGCGAGCTAAGAAATGCGGCCGGAAGAACCCGGGGCACATGCAGGTGCATGAGGCCCGCCATGATGGAAATGACGGCCCGTGAACCGAACAGGAACCGGTTTACCAGGACGGCAAGGTAGCCGTGCCGGGAAAACTTCCTGCGCAGGACCACCATGTCACCGGGGGGGAAAAGCTTGTGGAGACTGCGGGAGAGCCAGTGCTTCACGGGCCCTGCATCGTCGGCATAGAGACGGACGCCGAGCCCCCGGCTGAAGAGGAAAAGCAGCATGAACCCGGCCGTGGAACCGAGGGTGGCCGATAAAAGCGACCAGCCCATCGAAATCGTGCTGAAGGAGATCATGTAGCCGACAAAAGCCACCGGCACGTCCCCCGGAATCGGGGGAATGACGTTTTCAAGGAAAGCGACAAGGAACAGCAGGAGGTAGACCGAAAGAGGGTCTGCCTGCTGCAGCCACTGTATCGCAGGTTCCATCATGAAAGCGCCCCTGAGCCGAGTACCCGCTTCTGCACTTCGCTGTAGGCATCCTCAATGCCGCCAAGATCAAGGCGGAACCGGTCCTTGTCAAGCTTTTCGTTGGTCTCGAGGTCCCAGAACCTGCAGGTGTCGGGGCTGATCTCGTCGCCGAGCAGGATTTCGCCGTGATGGCGGCCGAACTCTAGCTTGAAATCGACAAGCTTGAGCTTCACGCCGGCAAAAAAGGGCTTCAGCACCTCGTTGACCCGGAGGGCGCGTGTTCCAAGCACGGCAAGTTCATCAAGGCTGGCCACACCGAGAGCCACGGCATGCGATTCGTTCATCAACGGGTCGTCGAGATCGTCGTTCTTGAGGTAAAACTCGACGATGGGCTCCCGGAGCACACTTCCTTCCGTAAACCCGTAGCGCTTCACCAGAGAACCTGCGGCGATGTTTCGCACGACAACCTCGACCTTGATGATATCAAGCTTCTTGCAGAGCATGTCGCGGTCGGAGAGTTTTTCTACCAGATGGGTGCGGACCCCCTCGCCTTCCAGCATGGTGAAGAGCTTGCAGGAAATGGCGTTGTTCACCACCCCCTTTTCTGCTATAGTGCCCTTTTTCTTGTTGTTGAATGCGGTGGCGTCGTCCTTGAACTCCTGAATGACGAGATCAGCTTCATCGGTCAGGAACACTTTCTTTGCCTTGCCTTCATGGAGGAGCGTTGTCTTTTTCATTATGCGGTTACGTTGGTGAGTAGGTGATAACAAACGGGTGAAAAAGGATGGCGGCGCCCTCTGGGGCGCAGGTGGAAAGAGGATTTGCTCAGCGCCCGTCCGTACGCTCTGAAGCAGCCTGCTGTACCGCGCCGGTAAGCACGATCGTGATCTGGTCGTCGGTTAGGCCGCGATCTTTGAGGAAACTCATGAACCGGAACACTCCGAGGTCGGAGAGCATGGCTTTCGGCTGGTCTCTGTCATCCAGCCCTCGCGAGCGACTGTGCTCACAGGAGGTATGGATCCAGTCTTCGATAAACGGCTCTGTCTTGCCCTTCTCAAGAAAAAAAGCCGTGACAATACGTTCGACATCCTCCAGAGAGGGCTCCGGATGGGCTTCGAATACCAGCTGCATCTCTTCGGAAATTCTGGTCAGGACGATGACTGCCTCCCTGTCAAGAGTCTCTTCAAGAATGTCCTTGGCACGGTCCTTGACATCTCGTTTCCGATCCATACCGCGTTCCCCTGCAGTGAATGAAATAAAAATTGAAACTGGAAAAATCCCGATTAAGTTACATAAAGCATACTGATTATGACAATGAAAAAAATACTCTCCGCCTTTTTGCTCCTCTCGCTTCTCCATGGAGTGGCCAAAGGCGGTGAAAAGACTGTAGATGACCGCCCCGAAAGCCTGCTCCTCCTGTGGTGGAACGTCGAGAACCTCTTCGACACGACGGATGATCCAGGGATCTCCGACGAGGAGTTCACCCCGGAAGGCCGGCTGCACTGGACCCCTAAAAAACTCCTTCTCAAAGAGATGCGCATCGCCTACGTCATGAAAGCGATCGCCACCCATCCTGACTACGGCCAGCTTCCCGCCGTGCTCGCCTTCGCCGAGGTTGAGAACGGTGCCGTGTTCCGCCGTGCCCTCCAGAAAATCAAGGGAGCCCGGTACCGCGCCCTCTACCATGACTCCCCCGACCTGAGAGGCATCGACATCGCGCTC encodes the following:
- a CDS encoding transketolase, encoding MATLKRYPAEKKGELLELGSLEDLKAMARQVRRDIVRMLSMASSGHTGGSLGMADIFTALYFRVLRHRPHDFWDHGDQDLLFLSNGHIAPVWYSVLARSGYFCLSELGSLRQLNSYLQGHPTCEAGLPGIRIASGSLGQGLSVATGAALGQRMNRQGGHVFCLMGDGECQEGQIWEAAMSAAHYGLGNIIGIVDYNNQQIDGEVENVMGIEPFADKWRAFGWNVYHCDGNDIEDFVATVEKVKLAAAPNPSVILAVTIMGKGVPFFEGTMEDNTNWHGKPPSKDDAEKALAILEETRFGDF
- a CDS encoding DedA family protein codes for the protein MMEPAIQWLQQADPLSVYLLLFLVAFLENVIPPIPGDVPVAFVGYMISFSTISMGWSLLSATLGSTAGFMLLFLFSRGLGVRLYADDAGPVKHWLSRSLHKLFPPGDMVVLRRKFSRHGYLAVLVNRFLFGSRAVISIMAGLMHLHVPRVLPAAFLSSLLWNLLLLYGGYFLGSNWQEASGYLALYSVPITILFALFLFFALRRFHRERKREGE
- the purC gene encoding phosphoribosylaminoimidazolesuccinocarboxamide synthase — encoded protein: MKKTTLLHEGKAKKVFLTDEADLVIQEFKDDATAFNNKKKGTIAEKGVVNNAISCKLFTMLEGEGVRTHLVEKLSDRDMLCKKLDIIKVEVVVRNIAAGSLVKRYGFTEGSVLREPIVEFYLKNDDLDDPLMNESHAVALGVASLDELAVLGTRALRVNEVLKPFFAGVKLKLVDFKLEFGRHHGEILLGDEISPDTCRFWDLETNEKLDKDRFRLDLGGIEDAYSEVQKRVLGSGALS